Below is a window of Cydia strobilella chromosome 8, ilCydStro3.1, whole genome shotgun sequence DNA.
tgatccgcaaaaattagttctaaactaacctaacctagttttctagtagcagttggtttctgtaaaggttgcagttccaacctaacctaacccacttttctagtagcagtttgtgtctgtgaatgtcgcagttctaacctaacccacttttctagtagcagttgttttctgtgaaggtcgcagttctaacctaacctaagccacttttctagtagctaatATCTTCCATTTTACACCTATAATACTCTCAAAGTACCAAAACGGATAAATATATCACCAACAAATACGTTAGAACACGCAATTTGactgctaataatcatcgaatgaaatgcaGGCACACGATTCCGCTCCGCTTGCAAccctgccgatttttcaaatcaaacgcaacccatcttattttaaatcttgctgaccaaataataattttgcagctcaactatttattaagccgataaatattggttataatgttgaccatttgtgaattatttgctgaacaagagttgcccagttttaaaaatggctgatcatttaattacttcccctatttatttatttattatttatttgatacactagcagctcttggagctgatgcgtgtatatagagcacttgtattttattttgcacttttcaaagttctaaaatgtgtatctagtctatttttgaaaGTGTTCACTGACGGTGCACTAACAATTTAACAGTTTCTGGTAGAGTTCCACACATTTACCACACGATTTGGCAAGAAGTGTTTCCTAGGGTAGCTAGTACACGAGGGTTTGACAAGTTTCATAGAGTGTCCTCTCAACTTTACATTCTGGCTTGATATGTATAGGTCTTTAATATTTGGAACATTGTAGTGTCCAGGCAAGATTTTGTATATCTCAATAAGATCGCCTCACTTCCTTCTGTCCTCCAATGTTGTAAGACCTAGTTCCTGAAGCCGTTCTTCATATGGCTTGTCCTTCAATGAAGCAACCATTTTCGTTGCTCTTCGCTGTACTTTTTCCAGCAATGTGATGTCCTTTTTAAAGTAGGGGGACCATTGCATATTGCATTTATATTTACActattgggctgtagccgtgCGCATCACTTATCGTCTTTGGGGGTCAAAGCGTTAATTATAAGTAAAGTTGGAGCTCATCTGTGCAGTGTAAtatcatgatatttttttatgttaaagaTGACGAGAAGCCTGGATCCAGTATGAAAGTCAAGGATTCCAGTGGCAAAGATAAAACTCCACCTGTACCAGAGGCACCTATACCAGAAGGATTCTTTGATGACCCTATCTTAGATGCCAaggtaaatttagttttatccaTAAACTTACATGAGacaatgatgttttttttttacaatgacaGATTGGCATATCCAAAGAACCAAaaaaatactactactactacgttACATACTACATTGttcttaattatattatatttcagttataaaattactaaaatcaAAAACCTTTTGGTTTATAGATGCTTTTAAAAAACTAACATAGCAATAATTATTTCTTGtattcttaaaactaaaatattaataggaCCCAGGCCAATCTATGTTACACTACACCcatattaaatacaacaaacaaCACTCTACTGAATGACCTTGCTTTGATGACAGTATATGATGGTTGTACTTGCATTCCTAAAATATTATTGTCCATATAACTCTTCAAAAGATTCATGGATGTATTCAATCATATCACCAGCCAGCATACTTCTGCCTTTGATCTTGAAAGCCTTCTCATTACATAGCCTTACAAGAATTGATGCTGAATAGCAGGCTAAGGATGCTGCTGTCCGAGGATCAGCAGCCAAACCAATCTCTATCTTATCCTTATTACTCAAAGTCCAGTTTAAAAATGTAGCAATTGATCCTGATAAAAGATCCCCTTGTCCACCACATCTTCGGTTAGATCCGTAAACATTAGACTTCCACTCTGCTTCCTGAAGTGAAGAATACACTTGATCTACTTCTCCTTTTTTGAAAACTGTTACGTTTTCCCCAAGGGTTCGTAATTCTGAAGCCCCGCCAAGACTGTTGCATAGCCTTtcaaattctattttattaggAGTCAATATAACCGGTGATGAGAAATCTTTAATAACTTCCGGTTTGCTAGTTACTAGAAACAATCCATCTGCATCAATAACTAAGGGTATCTTCTTCTCTTTTATAATGTTTATCAAATCTGTCACAACATTGAAGGTTTCCATCTCTCGTCCCAGTCCTGGACCAATGACTAAGGCATGAAGTCTTTCAAGCCACGGAGAAATTTGAGCGGTAGCATTAGAGTGGTCCAGTAATGGATGTACTATCAGTTCGGGACTGTACGACTTAATGACGCTGTCTGCTGAAGATGCACAAAATATGTGCACCAAATCAGCTCCAACctgtaaatttgtaattatgAATTGTTGTATGATCTAGGACACAGGGCTTATCAAGATATTATAAgttcaaacatttaaaaattttatatttttattcctttatttcctttgggtatttttatttccttcttTTTCTAAATACTTTAATctagttataaaatattttttccaacTGAAGATATTTTGTTGTGCGTGTGCTCTCAAATTATACCATTTATGTGTTATACCTACGTCTACAGAACAAACTAATAATTAAATCTAAGGACATTATAGTTACTTCAATTATATTACGTTTTCAAAATCATTTAGAGTCTAAAAATTAGGCCAAAGTCCAGAGTACTTACGGATACTTGACATAAGTTccataaaatactataataatatGGTGTGTTAAAATATGGACTAAGTGGGAATTCAAACCATAGTACATATATATTAATAGACCAAACTTACTTTCAAAGCACTTATCCCAGCAAAATAAGGCGCTCCCGTGTATTCTAAGGATCCTCCAACTATTCCTATCCTACCGGCCTGACCCTTGTGTTTACCACCATCTAGTTTTGGTATGCAAGCCTTTACCGATTTCAATAGCGTTTCGTTCATTGTGCCTTTGTATCGAcaagtattaatttttaaacaccaattgtataacttttttgataaaatattacttgATATCAACATACCAAAACgatgtttataataattaataataaaccaTTAATAAAACGACGATCAGGTTTTGATTATTCTGAGAGGTTTTGATAAGATTTGACGTTTTCGCAATTCGCAAATGACACTGGCAGGGATCGTTCGGATACTACCTGAGTCACCAAAATTTACGTCTAATTTATATACACTTCTTCCTATCCGTTAGATATTCTATTATATGaaaagtaaatatattatatcttGTTATACGATATATTACACTAATTTAAAactatagtaaaaaatataaattaaactgAACAtaaatatagctggtcaagcaaatcttgtcagtacaaaaaggcggccaatttaaaaaatgtaggcgcgaagggatatcgtccaatagaaaatttgaatttcgcgcctttttctactgacaagatttgcttgaccagctttaaaaacattgaaaattGATCAATTCGATTGAATATCAGAACGTTGATGTTTGGCAAGGCATGCTgtagccatagacatagtatatacaagtagttatagactcgccaccgagcgaccgggggtaagagaaagaatattcatatgaaatgtatttaatttcatttatttcacattaaaaGTCATGTTTATTACAGAAGATGTTAGTATGTAGAATGTAGTCAGTACATGACACCCGGGTAGGACgcataatgttagtacttattACTACACAATTTATCCGGcttgcatgtccaatgtcttttttctttcactcttataaatttcggtatttcgccatagcctccttgctatgatgcccacacgatgccataacccgaccataaaaaaatgcccggtcggtgataaagacactattttctctttcctcttataggaaccGCAATAAGCCCTTGGCTGTAGCATAGAGGTCATACAATAATATAGAGAGGAAATGGCCCCTCCCCATTTGACCGAACGAGATGCTCTTATGGAACTGTCAGTAGGAGTAGccgagaaagcgctattattgttttcttGTCATAGTCTCAATTTTCCTTTCTGCCTATTTTAAAAAAGTCCTAAGTGACGTAGACGTTTTTTTGTTGCCCACCGTTTTATGGTGGGTATTAatgaacccgaccaaattacgtcggttgtttttggtatgttgtaatgctaggtctatgatagaggtacaataatacagagatgaaatgggggaggggccagATGACCGAACGAGATGCACTTGTGGAACTtttagtaggagtagcagagaaagcgcattattgtttgtccttgtcacttttttcacttttttttccccaataaattTAGTACGGTTTATGGTGGGCATGGGAAACAAATAagtcgaccaatcatattgtcgcattgcgtatattCTTTCCCTCACggacgcacgcgtatagcacatttatctataggatcctaccatctatgTGCTGTaggcagggccggatctagggtagagcgagtggagcggccgctctaggcgccggatggcaaggggggcgccaaaatggcaaatgaaaaaaaaaagttttaaaagacgcgagtatGACTATgacgggcccaaaatacggttcgttttgcttttgggtaaaaagcttcaacgaagagcgccaaaacccgatttcgctataccctgatcaaggactcgggccggcactgactGTAGGGTACTCTAACGTAAGAAATCGCTCGTCATATTTATTTCAGGTGCGAAATATAGAGTACAAGGACCCGGTTGAAGAGGAATGGGAAAAGTTTCAAAAAGAAATAAAGGAACAAGCTACTGCCTCAGCTGAAATAATAGCTGGAGAACAAGAGGAAGCCACGGCGGAACGACAGATTGATGAAATAGAAGAGCAGATGAGAAATTGGAACAGGTACGCACTTGTAGTTACAAAACTTTTATACGTTTCCTGGCAAATTATACTTTAACTTGCAAGCGTGCACATTCAGCACATTTAGCAGCGTCGCCAATTGACGCAAGGAAGCCAGTAATTCCGGTTGTTGTTTATCGTTGTGTTATTATACgtgtttttattcaatttatatGGCCTAAGTAATTCCAACAAGCCGTAATTTTCTTTTTGGGTTCcttaaaacaattatacatTTAGGATTAGCATGATAATTACTGTGCTCTTACAACCGCCATATTATTGGTCATATTCATATGCGTCCAATATAAGTTTTGAGTAAAATCAAACTCTTCCTTAGATTTTCTAGGATGCGATTGACAATACGCCATGGTGAAAAGCgtttaattatatacatatattatttcctattttttGCAGGGTCTTAGAACTAGAACTGAAGAAAgaagaaacaaagaaaaacaaattAGATACAGAACAACAAAGTGAAAATGAAGAAGATTCAAATGATGAAGGTGATATTGACGAATTTTTGGATTGGCGAGCTAAGAAAGCATACAgttaatgataataaatttatactttGAAATCCACCACTTTCATTTGAATTTTCAATCCATAtaacaccttagtcaaaatatgtggctttgccgtttcgctaccgttaCATGGACGATGGACGTAAGGTGAAAGatttattcactattcattattttttattatacaatagttattgtagtaacgaaacggcctgCCAAACGggcacatattttgactaaggtgtagagtttgtgcagttagggcttgtagagtaagaagcttggctctacaagagatctgataactttttgacagcgcgagccttatggtttcgtcttggcaacattttacatccATCCACAccacacacatttttttaaaatccATTGATCATAAATAAGAGTTacataatttcacggtttagactcacttgttttagtcactcgcaagtgagtctaaaccgtgaaattatttaatgttagtaagtctcacaacagtttaaattcgattaaattcgaagagttacatatatctatcAGTTAAGTAGTTAACTCTTACACTAATGAGCACCATCTTACCCGGCCGGATGAAAGACACTAAACAGTACAGGGGAGGCCTATACACCTGGTCGGACACCTCTAAACAGTACAGGGAAATCCTGTACACCAACTACACGAAATCGGAGTACCCGGCACCAGAAACTGCCACACTCCTCTAAACAGTACAGGGGAGTCCTGTACACCAGGTCGGAGTACCTGGCAGCGGAAGCTGCCACACTCCTATTGCATGGGGGTCCCATGGGCCAAGCTCGGAGTACCTAGCCGCCGAAGCGCCGCACTCCTTCTACATAAATACCTGTCGTCTGAAGCTATCGTGCCTCCAAGTACAGCGGGCACTGCGCATCACGTATATAGTCACGGCAACCCCAGCCGCCGCAACACTCTTACCAGGCCTCATAAGTAGCCACAGTTGCATGGGGGAGTACCCCGCGCCAAATCGGAGAACCCGACAGCTTCGCCCGGCCGTCAAAGCTGCCGCCCTCCTAAGAGAACCTTGTCCACCTTATCAAAGATGGCCTCCAAACAGcaggcatttttattttatttttttaatttaataactgcTTCCATGAAAAGCACATGGCAACTCAGAAACATCGATTAGTAAATCGTACCATAATAAGACATAAACTACAAAGCGGTAAACACTTATAGCTTTTTGGTAAACCAGCCCATGTGGTCAGTGGTCACCGACTCCAGGCGTCGCCTCTATTCACTTTACTTACACTTGTTGTCACAGGTTATGGATCTAACCTCTTGAAGCTCGAACGACAAATTGGCCGCGCAATTGGCGCTCATAGTATTTAAACTTTCATCTACCCCAGTCCACTCtcggtgtacttcctttttggcgaaatttatttcgccaaatttcacttggcaaccaacttttcgccaaagtttcatttggcaaaccaatcttaccaatcgttggcataaccttacttcgcaaccattgcatttcccaaccccatacttgcgaaatgaaaatgacgtactaggttgggttaggttaggttggattatgtaaatttgcgaaatgaaatctcgcccaactaaaaatatgggataaatagtttgggaactgaaagtttgtcaagtaattttcgccgaaacatcagtaaaccctaCCCTCACATGTTGTCAGATCTTCGCGACACTATCGAACCGATTCGACTTACTCGATCGGATCGACCGTCGCACAatcattttgtcgcattgcgtttgcgtatgttctgtccctcacggacgcacgcgtatagctcatctataggatcctaccatctatgCGACGTTTAGTTACACCTACGTAGATATAGCATTAATGACTTGACATATTTGCACCGACTAGCGACTAGTGTTGTAATTGCACATGCAAACACGATTTgtatctaggaggatataaccaaatttgtatcgaataaaacattaatttgcaatttattgattttaaactttta
It encodes the following:
- the LOC134743771 gene encoding ATP-dependent (S)-NAD(P)H-hydrate dehydratase, with the protein product MLISSNILSKKLYNWCLKINTCRYKGTMNETLLKSVKACIPKLDGGKHKGQAGRIGIVGGSLEYTGAPYFAGISALKVGADLVHIFCASSADSVIKSYSPELIVHPLLDHSNATAQISPWLERLHALVIGPGLGREMETFNVVTDLINIIKEKKIPLVIDADGLFLVTSKPEVIKDFSSPVILTPNKIEFERLCNSLGGASELRTLGENVTVFKKGEVDQVYSSLQEAEWKSNVYGSNRRCGGQGDLLSGSIATFLNWTLSNKDKIEIGLAADPRTAASLACYSASILVRLCNEKAFKIKGRSMLAGDMIEYIHESFEELYGQ